The following are from one region of the Hymenobacter sp. YIM 151858-1 genome:
- a CDS encoding tetratricopeptide repeat protein, whose amino-acid sequence MNNKPWKLTLLAAFSLAGTAAFAQNVQSAQKAIQLERYSEAKRTLLPQANTNFEAAFELGRLYQKQEKTDSAAYFFNLASNDPKSPMARVAAGRAYLAQGKKGDAEAQFDAAAKMTKNKDAKVLAAIGQAYAESDTKDNQKGIDYLNQALKLNKKDDPAMLVALGDIYEKRENGGGEAMTAYDRALSADPNYLPAYYRKGRLNVRARNGKDALANFQKVSSIDPNFAPVYREMADMYYYAGQYDQAAQTMKKYTDMSEKSPNTQATYAAFLYLNKKYPEALTQIQEVLAKDPTNVTMNRLLAYSLFDSGQNDQALVAMDKYMKMVPQDKILTEDYVYQGKILTKAGRSDEGIAIIERAIKADPSKASELQNDLASAYLLKKDYPKAIGVYKAKMAGGAQLTDQVRLAQVYSLNKQYTQADSLLNIVVTARPTYAPGYLLRAQANANLDPDSKQGLAKPHYEKYIEVAKADQEKNKTGLAEAYRYLGYYHYQKGDKQASLPFWQQALALNPGDAQATAAINDITGKGKTTKAPAKKK is encoded by the coding sequence ATGAACAATAAGCCCTGGAAGCTCACGCTCCTCGCTGCTTTCTCGCTGGCCGGCACTGCGGCATTTGCCCAGAACGTGCAAAGCGCCCAGAAGGCTATTCAGCTTGAGCGCTACAGCGAAGCTAAGCGTACGCTGTTGCCGCAAGCCAACACGAACTTTGAAGCTGCATTTGAGCTTGGCCGCCTGTACCAGAAGCAGGAGAAAACCGACTCGGCTGCTTACTTCTTCAACTTAGCTTCGAACGATCCGAAGTCGCCGATGGCCAGAGTAGCCGCTGGCCGGGCTTACCTTGCCCAAGGCAAGAAGGGCGATGCGGAAGCGCAATTTGACGCCGCTGCCAAAATGACCAAAAACAAGGATGCCAAAGTACTGGCAGCCATTGGGCAGGCATACGCTGAGTCGGACACCAAGGACAACCAGAAGGGCATTGACTACCTGAACCAGGCCCTGAAGCTGAACAAGAAGGACGACCCGGCTATGCTGGTGGCCCTAGGTGACATTTACGAAAAGCGCGAAAACGGCGGCGGCGAAGCCATGACGGCCTACGACCGTGCGTTGAGCGCCGACCCCAACTACCTGCCCGCCTACTACCGCAAAGGCCGCCTGAACGTGCGTGCCCGCAACGGCAAGGACGCGCTGGCCAACTTCCAGAAGGTTTCCAGCATCGACCCGAACTTTGCGCCGGTATACCGCGAAATGGCCGACATGTATTACTACGCCGGCCAGTACGACCAAGCGGCGCAAACCATGAAGAAGTACACGGATATGTCGGAGAAGTCGCCGAACACGCAAGCGACTTATGCGGCCTTCCTGTACCTGAACAAAAAGTATCCCGAGGCCCTGACGCAGATTCAGGAAGTGTTGGCGAAAGACCCGACCAACGTTACCATGAACCGCCTGCTGGCTTACTCGCTGTTCGACTCTGGGCAGAACGACCAAGCCTTGGTTGCCATGGATAAGTACATGAAGATGGTACCGCAGGACAAAATCCTGACGGAAGACTACGTGTACCAGGGCAAGATCCTGACGAAAGCCGGCCGCTCCGACGAGGGCATTGCCATCATCGAGCGGGCTATCAAGGCCGACCCCAGCAAAGCTTCGGAACTGCAAAACGACCTGGCTTCGGCCTACCTGCTGAAGAAGGACTACCCGAAGGCTATTGGCGTGTATAAAGCCAAAATGGCTGGCGGCGCGCAGCTGACCGACCAAGTGCGCCTGGCCCAGGTTTACTCGCTGAACAAGCAGTACACGCAAGCCGACAGCCTGCTGAACATCGTGGTAACGGCACGCCCCACTTACGCCCCCGGCTACCTGTTGCGTGCGCAAGCCAACGCCAACCTCGACCCCGACTCCAAGCAAGGCCTGGCTAAGCCGCACTACGAGAAATACATTGAGGTAGCCAAAGCCGACCAAGAGAAGAACAAGACAGGCCTGGCCGAAGCTTACCGCTACCTGGGCTACTACCACTACCAAAAAGGCGACAAGCAGGCTTCGCTCCCGTTCTGGCAGCAAGCCCTGGCCCTGAACCCCGGCGATGCGCAAGCCACAGCTGCCATCAATGACATTACCGGCAAGGGCAAAACCACCAAAGCCCCGGCTAAGAAGAAATAA
- a CDS encoding PstS family phosphate ABC transporter substrate-binding protein — MTLFSANSRTAWAVIALGASLLSSCNRTNPDGSVAVDDTPTTGKVRVSIDNTFEPILKSHVDTFQKLYQYARIDASYKPEQEAMRDLLDDKVRAVVVARPLNTDEQAVFDQLKIVPRTTPIATDGVAIIVHPSNPDSLLTMVQLRDIFAGTATKWSQVGSKGSKLGDINVVFDQNRSSTARYVQDSITRGAALSKKVFASESNPKLIDYVATHPNAIGVIGVNWISDQDDSQAQGFLHKVRVAAISKASQPTRTSDYVKPYQAYLATGEYPLRRKLYIISREARAGLGTGFASFVAGNKGQLIFLKSGLMPATGQVRLVQANRE, encoded by the coding sequence ATGACTCTATTCAGCGCTAACAGCCGTACGGCCTGGGCGGTAATAGCCCTAGGTGCTTCCTTGCTCAGCAGCTGCAACCGCACCAACCCCGACGGCTCCGTGGCCGTCGACGATACGCCTACCACGGGTAAGGTCCGCGTCAGCATCGACAATACCTTCGAGCCTATTCTGAAGTCGCACGTCGATACCTTTCAGAAGCTCTACCAGTACGCGCGCATCGATGCCAGCTACAAGCCCGAGCAAGAAGCTATGCGTGATTTGCTTGACGACAAGGTACGGGCAGTGGTGGTGGCTAGGCCACTGAACACCGATGAGCAAGCGGTGTTCGACCAGTTGAAGATCGTGCCTCGCACCACGCCCATTGCTACCGATGGCGTGGCTATTATTGTGCACCCTTCGAACCCCGATTCGCTGCTGACCATGGTGCAGCTGCGCGACATTTTTGCGGGTACGGCCACCAAGTGGAGCCAGGTAGGCAGCAAAGGCAGCAAACTCGGCGACATCAACGTGGTATTCGACCAGAACCGCTCCAGCACGGCCCGCTACGTGCAGGACTCTATTACGCGCGGAGCCGCATTGTCGAAAAAGGTGTTTGCCAGCGAATCGAACCCCAAGCTGATCGATTACGTTGCTACGCATCCGAACGCCATCGGCGTAATCGGTGTTAACTGGATCAGCGACCAGGATGACTCGCAGGCCCAGGGCTTTTTGCACAAGGTGCGCGTAGCCGCTATCAGCAAGGCCTCGCAGCCCACCCGCACCAGCGACTACGTGAAGCCGTATCAGGCGTACCTGGCAACGGGCGAGTATCCGCTGCGCCGCAAGCTTTACATCATCAGTCGCGAGGCCCGCGCTGGTCTTGGCACTGGGTTTGCATCCTTTGTTGCCGGAAACAAAGGACAACTCATTTTTCTTAAATCGGGTTTAATGCCTGCAACCGGTCAGGTGCGGCTTGTACAAGCCAACCGCGAGTAG